The DNA sequence TTTATTTAAGAGAACGAATGGCCTATGTATTAAACGATTATTATACAAGTGCAATCAACACGGCTACGATAACAGGAACATCAAAAAAAGAACTACAAAAAAAATTAGCTGATGCCATTAAAGAGTGGAAGGGAAACGGGGAATACTTTTTGAAGCAAGAGCTTGAAGCAAATTTGATTCGACTAGAAGAAAAAATAAGGAGCCGTTCACAACAGTGGCTGCACGAGCAAATTGTGGCTATACAAAATGATATTCCTCATGTTAGCTGTGAGGAAAGTGTTACTGTTCCAACATTGTCACTAACTGCGTCTATACAGCTTTTAATTGACCACACACTTTATACGACTTACGTGAAATCAAAGAAAGATTTCTTTGAAAATGGAGTCATTAGGAAACTAAAAGAAGATATTGTGGCCGACGGGAAATCAAAGGCTGGAGAAGTCATTGACACTGTTCATCCATCAATCATTGAACAAGTTAGTCAAGTCAGTGACACGCTAGAAGAACAACTAAAGGAGCGCATCATCATTGCCTTAGATAAGGAGCTAGAACGTTTTGAGCTTCTCTTAGACGAAAATGAAAAACAGGTTCTTGAAGAAGAGTACTCGGCACTTCAAGAGTTTATCAAGTAGTAAAAAAACAGACGGCAATTCTTGCGAAACCGTCTGTTTTTTTCAGTGTAATTTATATTAAACCTCAGGTTGATAATATTCTAAGGGAATTTTATCGTCCTTCTTCTTATCAGTTGTATTCCGCTTATTTTTTTCTTCTTTCTTTATGTTCTTTTGATTATTTCTTTTCTCAGCCATAGTTATTCCTCCCGCTTTTTTTTACATCAATACTACTATTACCAGAAACAATGAGGTCATTCACAACAAGGTAAAATAGCATAGGTGATTTTTCTCATAAATCTAATAGGGGTACGTAAAGATTAAGAGAATACACCCATTAACAGGCTCTACCATATTAGCTACAATGAAATTGTGTAACTAAATGTGAAAGGTTTGTGAAAAAATGTATAAAAAAGGATTAATTTTATGTTTGGTAGTTTTTTTACTTGTGATTACTTCTGCATTTTCTCCTAGTCAAGGAAAGGGAGGAGGAAGTCAATCAAAAAATATTGACCATGAAATATGGGTAGCAGACCAAAAAAATAACGAGATTTATATTATTAACGGCAGAAACTTACATATTGAACAGACATTAACGACGAAAGATGGAGTAGGAAAAAAACCTCATATGCTCGTGTTTGATAACAATGGTGATTATGCGTATGTCGCGAATATGGAATCAGGGGATGTCTCTGTCATTCGAGCCAAAGACAGAAAAATCGTCGATACAATTCCTACAGCTCCAGGAGCTCATGCAGCGGTGCCAACGAATAAGCGAGATAAAGTGATTGTAGCGAATACACCCAGTCAAAGTTTATCTGTAATTACAACAGATGTAGCCAATGAACACTTTTCTTTAGAGCGAACAGTATCTCTACACGATTATCAAGAATTATCTAATCGAGAAGAGTTTCCAAATCTTAATCCGATCTGTTTATACTTTACCGCAGATGATAGTTCTTTTTATGTAACGATTGGCGGAGGAGGCTTAGTTGTATTTAATACAGAGACGTTAGAAATTGAAAAAGCTTATACAAAAAATGAAGTCATTGCTAATGGTTGTGGATTAATTCTTGCTCCAGACCAGCAGCATATGTATGCGAATGCAGGAAACGTAACAAAGGGGGAATATTACCTTTTTGATACTAATACTCATCAACTGATTGAAACTAAAGACAGTCAAGGGTATGATGCCCATGGTGTTGATATTACTCCAGATGGGAAATATCTTTGGGTCGTCAATCGTCATTCCAATGATGCAAGTATAGTTGATATTTCAACAAATGAAGTTGTTAGTAAGGTAGAATACGTTGGAGATTCTCCAGACCTTATCCGTTTTTCACCAAATGGACAGTGGGCTTACATTACCACTAGAGGACCAGAACCTGCAACAGGAACACATGATTTGTCAGGACAACGACCAGGTGTATCAATCATCAATACCAAATCGTTAAAGAAGGTAAAACAAATTTCATTCCCAGGGGCAGATATGCACGCAATTGATGTTAGGGGAAGATAACTACACAAAAAAAGAGAAGCCAATTAGCTTCTCTTTTTTGTGTATCTTTACTAACTTCAATCTCTAGTTAATCTGTTGGTTCTTCGTCTGTGTCATCATCAGGGGATGCACCGGTACCACCTCGATTGCCATTTCCACGACCACGGTTGCCTTCAGGTGCCGGTTCCTCTTCATCGTCTGGTTCAGGAATGATATCAATTGGTAAATCTTCATCATCCGTTGGAGGAGGTGGTGTTTCATCCACTGGAGGAAGATCTTCTTCAATCGGATCTGGGATTTCAATTTCTTCTTCAGGAGTCGACACTGATACTTGAGCAGGGTCACTTTCTAAGTTTTCATTCTCATCTGAAACTGCAATGACTCTAAAGCGATATGTTGTGCCTGGGTATGGCGCATTTATAATAAATTGCATATCCTTCGTAATATCTAACGTATGGAAGTCTTCATCGCCAATGCTTTGTTGGACTCTAAATGATACTCCTTCACGTTGGTTTTCTGGATAACTCCAACTCATAATGATTTGGTCTGAATCTTCTTTGTAACCAGCTGTTAAGTTCTGTGGTGCGGTTACTTGATTAAATTTTTCACTTACTTGTTTTGGCTCATAACCTCTCACAAACAACTCTTCAACAATTTCACTTGAAGGGGTGAATGGGCTAGGTAACAGTCCTGTCTTTTTCTCAATTTTTACAGAAACAACAGAATTTGGACGGACAAAATCTTCTGTTTCTTTATCCTCAGATACTTTTGAGATAACGGCCTTAAAAATTTGCTGAGCAAGTTGTCTATCGGATGAACCGAGCAAATAATTTCCTTCGCCTTTTCTGTCATATCCTGTCCAAACAGCAGCGGTGTAATTGGTCGTATAACCAGCAAACCAAACAT is a window from the Bacillus alkalicellulosilyticus genome containing:
- a CDS encoding YncE family protein codes for the protein MYKKGLILCLVVFLLVITSAFSPSQGKGGGSQSKNIDHEIWVADQKNNEIYIINGRNLHIEQTLTTKDGVGKKPHMLVFDNNGDYAYVANMESGDVSVIRAKDRKIVDTIPTAPGAHAAVPTNKRDKVIVANTPSQSLSVITTDVANEHFSLERTVSLHDYQELSNREEFPNLNPICLYFTADDSSFYVTIGGGGLVVFNTETLEIEKAYTKNEVIANGCGLILAPDQQHMYANAGNVTKGEYYLFDTNTHQLIETKDSQGYDAHGVDITPDGKYLWVVNRHSNDASIVDISTNEVVSKVEYVGDSPDLIRFSPNGQWAYITTRGPEPATGTHDLSGQRPGVSIINTKSLKKVKQISFPGADMHAIDVRGR